CATAATGAgttcattttctcctcccGCGTCGACTGGGCCATTTCTTctaatatttcttttcagCAACGAGTTGGCCGCGCAAACGAAGGGTGTGCTCAAGAAAATATATCCCAAATTGAATATACTCATCGCCGGGTTTGACAATCTTGAAGTTCGGCGCTGTGATGTTTTGATCGGGACTGTTCGCTCTCTTGATGAGGCAATTCGAGGCAGGTTGAGTAAGGAATCTACCAGAGGGGAAAAACGAACGCGTTCTGGTAGGgcaagggaagaggaagaggaaaaggaggaggctTATTGTGATGACCCTGGCACCGatgagagggagggggactTCGCTTCATCCTCTGTTAGTGCTTCGAATGTATGTGCCATTGTCGTAGATGAGGTGGACCTGACACTTGGGCCACGCTTTTCTAACATCGGGCGGCGCATGCGGAATCTTCTTAATTTCATACGAAAAGCAAACGGCTCACTGGCAAAAGGGCTATTGACGGATTACCGTGCTCACCACTACGTGCTCTGTGGGGCAACGATTCCAAACTGGGTGGTGAAAGCGGGGTTTCTTGGAGTGAAAAAATACTACTACCAGCTTGTGACAGTAGGGACTGCCAAGTTGCCAGAGAGACTGGAATGCTTCTCCATGTATTGTCCGCAGAAAGCCCGTGTGGACAGGGCCGTACAATTGCTTTCCACGGGAAATTTTGGCCGCACCGTAGTTTTCGGAACCAGGAAGCAGGTGCTAAAGATCGAGAGTTTTCTTTTAACGCAAAACCTGCAATTTTCCTTCAGTTCGTTGGACCCTGGCAAGGATGAGGTGGAGAGGATCAAAGCGATGGAAAATTTTAACAGTGGTGCAGCTTCGGTTATCTTTTGCACAGACCTTGCGGCCCGTGGATTGGATTTCATCGATGTACACATGGTACTAATGTTGTCGCTCCCGAAACACAATATGGCTGTTGAAACATTTGTACACCGGGCGGGCCGCACTGCGCGGGCCGGGCGCCCCGGTAAATGCTTACAACTGCACGATGAACATGAGGACGCTGCCATTGAAGCTATCGAAAAGAATGCACACATCGTTTTCAAGAAATACAttgttggtggtgaaggaaaaggtagcGTCGCACTTAAAAGGATCAAAAAGGGGAACCTTACACCTCCTAACGACCAGGCGAAGACGACATTCACGCTTACCGTGAAGAACCCCTTCAGGTCTACAAAGCCCGATGCCGTTGTTCCTACTGCCCTGGATGTACTCAAAAAGAATATTGGATCTCTCTTCAGCAACGTCTGCAACGTCACGGAGGATGTCAGTGGGGAGATCGTAACGTTTGAGTACCCGGCCAACAGCTCGCATGAAGTGAGGCAGAAGCTGTGGAAGTTTTCATTGAAGGAAGTCACACCACAAAATTAAATGAATGTGGAAAATGGCTGCCCCCCGTGCCACGTTTAAAAACTAACTTAACGAGAGAAAAGCTGAATTAACCCATCACAGAGGGGACAGCGGACAGTAAGCAGAAAAGTTACgatctccttcctttcatttcttaCTCTTACTAtcgctccctttttttctcaaaatCCGTTCAGTATTAGTGATCAGGAATCTTACGCTGTCGGTGCTTGCGGCGTGCGCACCACGGTTCCCTCAGCatattcctttttcgtttacACTTTTTCTGGCCGGTGCGCATTTGCACCCCCTACACACACTTAGTTTTTTGCATAGTGGGCTGCGGGGAGTGGAAGGCAAATCAAGGCGTCCGATGTGGCGTTGCTCTACTCTACTTCACAAAGGAAGCCTGACGGCACTTTTGCGTGACGTTATCAGGTGCACTCAACCTTGCGGCATTCCCTTAGGCGATGTTGAGATAAAGGCAAAGGAGCACTTTTTATCACTTTCTAACGGTGAGCAGGAAGAGTTCCCTTTGGCATTGAAAAAAGCCCTTCTTGAAGCAAACGATGCGCACTACATCGACGGGGCAAAACTTTACCCTTGCAACTGGGAGAGAGTAGTTCAGAGCATTGCGGTTGAAATGCCCTGTGAAGGACTAACTGAGAAGGGCCTTGTTGACCGAATTTTGGAGTTCGAACCGCGTTTCAATATGGAGAGTGCGTCTTTGGGGGAGCCGCTTAGTGAGTGGATGGCGCGGCGCTTTCCCCACATCATTCTGGTCTCACGTTCTGCTTCGACTGGGGTACCGGTTTATCGTCCGGTCCGGGGAAAACTACCGGAAGAGGTTGAATGTATCGCTAATGCGCTGCAGTTGTTGGGCCGTGAGAAACTTCCCGTTTATACCGACTTCGCTCTCATTGCTCCGCTCCTGCCTGCGACGGTATGCCCTACGAGGGGGAACTGGGTGGCGTTTTTGGAACGGGGAAGTGTGCAGTGTCATTTTGATTTGGATGTGGATGTACACATCCGTCTCTCACCCAACAGCATCCCTTCTACGGTCTGCGTCGACGGTACCACTGTGGAGCTAGCCCGCGTAAATGAGGTACTGGCAGCCAATGGTTTGTCCGATTCTACATGCTCGCTCAAAGTCTTCCGAAGAGCGGAGGACCCGGTATGGTCGCAGGACGATATTGTTTTACCAAGTTTTCTTGAACCAGAACACGCCATTGGGGCGGCGATCGCCTCGTTGGGAGCTCGAAGTTGTATGAGGATATACATTTTGTGTGGTGATTCAGCAGTTGAACGATACAAAACCGGATTACTGGATCTGTTGCGTTCTGCTGAGACAGACGTTAGAATATTCACGCCGTGTAACGCGGGCTTCACAGACGGGGCTATTAGTTCGGGGGTGGATCGTCGGGAAAAAACTGTGGGGAAAAGTTGACCTTGGGGAGCGAGCCGTCGTGCTTCAACTTGCCGCACTGGCTTGTCTGTTTACTGTGgcggtacgttgcagagctTGTGAAAGTTTTTCTGTGTATGCGGCCAAGtcccattttgtttttattcgtTGTGTGACTTGTTTACCATTTGCCTCCTACCATTGCTACCCTCTTGTTCACTCATCTAAGTTCGACTACTTACGCGTGCAGACGCGCACAGGCGACACACCTTAGTCCAATGGATACTTTCCAGGAGAAACTGGACGCCCTTCAAAAGCAATCCAAGGAACAGATCGCAGCGGCTATCGCAGCCATGAAAGGCGCGTGTCGCGGAGGAGCGGAGCCCGTGCGAGTGGCAGTAGCGATCGGTAGCCGATTAACTCCTCTCAATATTTTATCGTCTTTTCCAGTCGTCTGCCTACTGGACGCCATGGTGATGGCCAAAGGTGACGAGACTGTTGCACAGGTGATGAAGGAATTTTGGCGGATTTCACCCTCTCTCTTCGTTAACTATGCGACCACTGATGAGGGGCTCCGTGATAAGGTGGTTCGCGTCGTGCAGCGCTGGGGCAGCAAGAAACTCATTGAACCACCAATGTGCGAGAAACTGCTGGGAGCGATAAAGGGAATTAGGCCTGATGAGGCAAGCAGCGCAGAAGAGGGCAAAGGGGAGAAGCGCAGTGATGAGGCGCAGAATGGGCGTAAAGGTGCTGTCTTCACGAGGTCTGAGGTATCGGGATTCTGCGCTATCCTTCACAGTTGCACAAAAATGATTGAGAAACTCCCACCCCATCGGGCCAGTATGTACATGGAAGTGGCGCAGAAGGAAATGAGTTCGCACGTGCCAAACAGACCGgcgctccttttcttccaggGGCTGCACGCTGAGTTAGGTAAGGAACTCACGCTTTACAATAGCAATGCGGTCAAGAATGAGCACCAGTTAGCGCAGGCGGTGAGTGGCGGCCCTTCCGCTAAAGAAGCCCTTGGCAATCTGTTGGACAAGCTGTCGAAAGATCACGCCTCTCCATCTCTCGAGGCGGGGGACGGAAAGGGACATGCCTTTCACGTTGTGCGCTATATAACGCCCTTGCAGTCTGATATCTGCCAGCGCCTGTCCCTGGCGCGTCGCGCAGGTTTCGGTGACTGGTATCGTCGCCCCAAGAACGAATACCATTACCCCAAGAGGGAAAGCAATGCCCGGAAAGTTTTCCGCGCTCCAGCCGGGGCCGGGCCGCTAGTTAGAACATGGTTCCCAAGCGAGCAGCAGTGGATTAGTGAGAACAATATGGCCTCGCTTGGGCTATTCCGTGAACGCGACCCGGACAAGGAAAGGGAGTCCTCCAGTTTATACGCTGTGGCGAGGAAGCGAGATCGAGACTGTTAGGGGGTCACTTTTTTGGTTTACTTCCCCACCCGCCGCCACGGTCATTCGCTCTGCGGGCGTGTGCTTGCGAGCGGTGCGGTGTGCCTCGTCAAAGTCCTCGTTTGGTGGAACCCCCGTCCATCCATGAATCGAGTGGCTGTTCGCTTATTTCCCGCTTCAACACTGTTGGGGGAAAGTGGTGGAATCGGTGGACGTGTTCCGGTGGCGAACGCGCATGGTGCCGTTAAGTTGTTCATTGTCAACTGtctctgcttcttttccctttcgaTTCAAAcgtctcctttttcttcggcTCTCTCTGCGAGGTATCGAAGGCTTGCCATGCGCGCGGTGCGGGCCTTGACGGGAGGCCAGCAGGCGGTGAACGAACTGGAGGTCTTTCTCCGAGCAGTGGCTGACACACAGCGCCGGTGGGCCAAACGAATTGCCGCGCAGGAAGCGAAGGTACGGCGCTGCATGATGGTCGAGGACCACTGCAGGAAAAGGCTGCGCAGAAGCGTCCTCCGCTTCACTAACGAGCGTCTCAAGCGCCTGGTCAGCACAGATCCTCTGGGGCACGTGGAGCCGAAGCTCCCCCCAGCCTCCGCATTTGGGGCGTTCGACATACCCCCTCATTGCGTCAATGGCTTCGGGGTGTTCGTCATGGCCAAGCTTCACGAATTCCCATCGTGTGTGCTCGACGCCCCGCGTGTGGGTGCCATCGCCGACCTCCTCGCTGCTTGGGAAATACTCCCGCCCTTCAAGAAGGAGCGGTACGAAGCATACGCTGAAAGCGTGAGGGATGTGACCACAGCAACCGGAACGGCTAGCAGCTCCGGCAGCTCAACCAATTGTGAGCAGCGCACGGCAGGAGTTGAGGGCGATGCCGGCACACCAACGAACGAGAACGAGGCCGCTGCTTATGGGCGATTTGTGCGTTGCGGAAGGCGGCAACTGGAGGCGGTGCTGGGTCCCGTGAGTAGCGCAGCGTGGTTGGGGATTGCGACAAGGGAATGGGAAAGCTTGACCTTACGGCAAAAGCGTTGCTACTTATCAAAGCGGACGAAATGAAAGAgatggcacacacacacaacacccTCCTTCTTACCTCATTTCGTATCCATAAAAGGGTGTGGCCAAGGCGTTGGTTGCTATTGTGCCTTTGGGGGCTGTCGACCTGGGGTGTAAATGGATTGTTGCGTGTTTACGAAGCGTGTTGTTTGACACGGGTCAAGAAGAGGGCATTGTCACTTCATACGCTCAATAGAGAAAACGAGCGCATATGTTCCGACAACGGGGTGTCGGatgttttcttattttttcattGGTAAGTTGGGAgttgggaggggggggggtaccGATGGATACGAATTGGCGCTTTCCCTGCTTTTCGACCAGGACGATACACACTACTGGGGTTGTATTTGAGTGACGCGGAAATGAATAATCTGTTGCAACGGACCGCCGCAAGCACATGCCTTGTCTGAATGTAAGTGTGCTCGGTTTGCCCCAGGTATTGCTTACGCCCCTCGATTTGGGGGCGCGTTTTCGAGGTTTTCGTTGGACGGCTGCCGGAGGCAAAGCGCTATTGCGTTCCCTTTGTTATTGCCATTCGCTTTCTTGTGCGCGCTATGCGGCATCAGATCCTGCGACCCGCCTCCCTGGCATACTGCTGATGGGCTGCCCGCAGTGGCACCAAACCCTCTTTTTCCCCGTTACTTGGtctactttcctttttgctacTTCACATTTTGGGCCGTCGCGCGAGGGGCGCGGCGGCCTCGTATGAACCGAAGAGTAGATTTCATATGCCAGGGCAAaccgcagcttccttttccttgtgGCTGGAGCTCGTCGAAAGGAACGGAAGGTGAAGTACCCGGTTGCGGTTTCAGACGGCACTACCTTCATGCCTTTCAGCATGTGCAAGACGTCGCCGACAGGCGGTCCGCGCTCCGCGACACCATCACAGCGACGGGGAGGGCTCCCAGCGGGCACGGAAGCAGCCACTTTGGCGGGGACTCGATGGACGACACAGTTGGCGTACCCAGCCGCAACTTCCTGAAGACTGATCCTTTAAATGGGGTTGCGCACGTGGAAATAAGCGTCGGTAGGATCTTTTTTGGCTCCAAGTCCGTTGCCGCTTCCCCCGATGGTCAAGCAGGCCCCGCTAACACTGAGGGAAGCGATGGTAGTGAAGCCCAGTTGGCACAACGCCGGGCCCCAGATCGGCTGTGTCGTCAACAGCGCCCAACACTTCTCCGCCCCTGCACCCTGTAGGGCAAACCTCCACAGCATTTCTCACTAAGAACAAAAACCCGAGAAAGGGGAGAAGAGGTAGCGCAACACAACAGGGCAGCCCAGGGGGTTGCACCAACCTTTGAAGTTCCCATTAAAAGTCCCCATTCCAGGCCCGAAAGGACAGGACCACCCCACGCAATCCCTTTAATCTCCCAACAAGAAGCGGTgacatcacttttttttaaaagaaaaaacaatctTAGAAAATTCAAAGGTAGATTCTCAATACACCTATAGCACGGGGTGGAAAGGGGCGGAAATCCATACACTACTAAAACGCCCCGAGAGGGTGAGCCATGCAGATGTGTAAATGCAAAATCATGCAGGCGGTCACCTCACTccaccctttccttcccgcGTTCCTCGCGAATGTTTTGACACCCTTGGTATCGAGCGGTGTTACCACGATGATCAGATTCGTACTTGGGGTCTCACGTGGACAGTCCCCGTACTTTACCCTGCGTCACTAACCTCCCTGTGCCCCTGGCGGCCTCCGGCTTCGACCTGCGCCGTGTTTTTCTCACTGACGACCAACATTCCAGGGAGCCAACGGCAGAACTGCGTTTTAACTCCATCAGAAGAAACAGCGGCCACGGACACTTCGCTTAAGTTGAGCCAGTGAAGACGGGTTAAGGTTTGTCGTCCCAGCGCCACAAGCTACTATGCTCCGGTGTTCTGTTTACCGGATGCGACGGGCGGGAAAGCGTGGCCGGCACGTGTGTCCTCCAACTCTTCACTTCGACGTGTCTCTGTACATACTGCGTCGGGTTCCACAACGGGGAAAGCATGTGTTGTGTTCAGCTCCTTGGCTTGCTCCTCCTGCAGGGTGCTGCCAGCGGGCTTTTTCCGAAGTTCCACTGCGGGCAGGGTGCACAAAGGACGTGAACCCTCCTCATCGACCTGTCGAGATCCAACCCGGGCCCCATCAGATTCATTATCTGGCGAAGCACTCGGAGAGCGCGGGTCCGTCCTGGCTTCACTGAGTTTAGCACTTGCGGTTCGTTTGAATGGCTCCACGGCGGGAAAGGCTTGTGTGGGTCGCGGGTCACCTGGTGACGGCGCTCGCGGTTCTCCTTCACAGGTGTCGGGTTCTCCGGGAACCGCGCTGGACCCATTCCCCTTGGTCTTCTGGACTTGCCGCTGTTGAGTGGCAAGGCGCGGGGCATCGGGGACGACTATAGGCAAAGCGCTCGTAAACGgcatttcttttctaccATCCTTCAGCTGAGGATCGCTGGAGGGTTTAACGGGCTCCATGACGGGCAAAAGATGGGGGGCATGCGGTTTCTTATAATCAGACGACTGTCCTGCTTCGGCGGCTGGTGCTTCAATTTCTCTTTGCAGTGGAGCGCCGATGTGGCATACTTCTTGCTGGCGTTCCCCATGATCAGGGATTTCTACGAGAGAACCTTCCGGGCCAGCGCTTTGTCCTCTTGGAAAATTTTCCGTTTTCATAGCGCCTTTACGTTGACCTACGGATTTCGGTGCCTTCAGCGCTTGAAGCGGAGCAGTCCACTCGTTTATAGCAAACCTTGCTTTGAAGGCCTTAATCGAGCAAAAGTCGCAAAGTTTAAAAAGTCTACCACCGTTAGTCAAAAGAAAGCATCATCTGAACCACACAAAGGAATAAGAGCACACCACTACCACAGAGATGCTCTAGTGGAGCACACGAACGCCCCCTTTCCATTCTCAACTGCagcgaaagaaaaggggaaaataaaactgTCAGCACATACGtacctttttatttgtggtAGATGGAGcgcagaaatatatatatatatatataatcagtAGACCCGCGTTGTTCCCCGTTGCCATTTTTCCGCATCCGTATGTGAGACCTTTCTAACAAAACAACGGCATGATAATCTATGAGGCCAGGCCAGTACCGTTGAAAGGGGTCTGCCACTACACCATGCCTTGCAACTAGGATGCGCGATATCAGCCCCGGTGCCCTTTAAGAAAAGGCGTTCCGGTCTAATGTGAACATGGCGAGCAAATGGATGCATCAGCGCAATGGGAGAAGAGTGGTTGATAGGAAAGCTCCACCCCCTCCAACACAAAAAGGTATGCGGCACATGGCTCgtgaaattacaaaaaagaTCCTCCACATACCTTAAGGGGGATGCGTCAAGTAGTCGTCCCGAAGGGACgtgcacacaaacattttACTTCTAAACatcagtgctgaggaagctATCGCATTCAATTACGGTTTGTAACCGTATTGGCCGATACAAATTACCTGTGGGGACTCACAAAATTATCGGTGAGGTTCTTTGTGCCGGTGTTAAAGCCACGGGGACGACAAGAGCGTACCTTCACTAACGGCTCTCTGCTACTGGGCCGTTCCAAGGCTCTGTGTCTTGGCGCGCCTAGATGCGAAGTCACTCACGGCACCAACATCcagattttcttttcttaaaCCCTCGACGGCTCTTGAAGCAGCTGGTACCAAATCTGTTTCTTTCACTCACCGCGCCACCTTCGCGGTCTCAGCCTCATACGCCAACATCCTTTTTGAACCCTCATTGATTAGGTTTGGGTTTGCCTTAAAAAAATAAGCACCCCACACAGCCACTTACATCAACTTCACCCCATCGCTTTTTTATGTCCTCGGTATTTTACATTGTGTCATTATAATTTTCATCGTGAATAGAAGTGATACACCGCATGTTATATGCACCGAGTTGCCTCCCAACCAATATACTCACTAACTTAACCCCGATAACCACCTTCCCACCCGGTtagacccccccccccacgcTCTTCGCAGgtgctgctcttttttttttttttgccaatACTAGGCACGCAAACAGCGGGTTGCCACTGTCAAGCACCGGGAAATTGTTATTAACTTGAAGAATCTGTCGCCCACGTCACGGACTTGAACTATTAAATCTCTAATCCACGCAAACGCGGAGAAGCAAACCAACAAAGAACCCCAAggccctccttttcccccaGTTGTGGTTTCGAACGTTGAAGAACTTCCATTTCGCTGTTACCTCTGGTTtacctctccttttttttccaacgaGATCACGCGCACGGGTAACCTTACCTTTGGTAATGTTGACAACAAACCCTCATCTTCCACACCGTGTTCATCCTACGTAGTGGAAACTCgcttctaaaaaaaaaaaaatgtagtcTCCACAGAAATATAAGAGCTGTTTATTACACTCATCGATGTCGAGGATGCCCCATGCTGAAGTTGCCCACGCAGTGCAGATGTTAAGTTTGAAAACGTATGCTCGCAACTCCGAATAACAGTGACGACAAACGGTGCCTGCGTCAGGAAGTTTGAACCATTCCCCTCACAGTCCACAATCCTCCTCACGTAATAAGATAGGTATAAAGTTTAGCGCCCACAGTTCAATCATAAATCGGCATGGAAATGTGCAATAAGCACATAGAGTCATTCAGAAACAACGGAACATAATCTCAGCATACGGCGGCTTCAGCCAGCCAGccatccacacacacacacacacacacacacacacacacacacacacacacacacacacacacacacgtgcgTTACTGCATCGGTTAGTACACGCCAGGAGTAATATATATCGAGCAAGGATGCGTAAAGATAGCAGACTCGGAGGTGATGAATATACGGCGCACCGCTTGTGGGGTACGCTTCTGTAAACAAATGAATGCCACCACGTACGCGACGGGCGCAACAGATATGATACACACAAGTTGAGGGAACTAAAGCCCTTTTGAGGGGATACATATCGTACAGTACCTTGCATGCGTGCGACTCTGTAGAGCCATCGGCTACGACTACTGACGTACCTGATCGCGTAGACTCATACTATCGACGATTCAAGAAGCAACTCCTCTTTCCATGACTCgtgtaaaaacaaaatagccACAACTTTGTCCCTCCACCTGGTGGAAGGGATGCAGTTCACATACTGCGTACAACCCTAACCCTTTACTGATAGTTAATGCGTAGCAACAACCACTGAGAAAAACACAATAAGGAATTCATCACATCTCACACTGTCACATTCCATTGAATCTGAACCCCTCATTGAGATTACACCCCTCCCCCATTTAGCACCCAACACATATCATCTAGCGCTAATGCGTCTGCTGTACTTCCAATAACAAGTAAAGCTCCACACATCTAGTGAAGTTGCATAGTGCAAACACCCTCCCATGCTCAGTGTAATCTTTCGTTAGGTCATCGCCCCTTTTGGTGTGCATACGAATCCTACCTAACTGCACCTTCACATCTTATTTTTCACCCCATCCTACTCAACCGTAGTACACAACGAACATACCCCTTGGTCATTTACCATATCTATTaattataaaaataattcAAATAATTGTTGTCACTCTGCGTCCAGCACAGCTCATCCAGTTCGGATATGAAGGTGCAAACGAGTGGAATCGCGAAACCGCACGTGCTGCCAGAGCAATAGGAATTTCTCCACCCAGAGGCGTCATGAGCGTAAGCCTGGTGTATGATCCTTTCAGAGTGTATTTTGGAGCCGAGGAATTTATTTGAGCGATATCAATAATCACTTCCCCCAGCCAGCCGGTTCAAATTACATCAACACTCAACTAATATACGTATAAACACGGATATCTCACGGATTATTAGTTAAGTATGTCGCAGTTCCATTGCAGTTGGAGCATGAGGAAAATTAAGTGAGTATCCAATAATGGACCAAATCATACACAACATGAGCACCCTACATCCACTCCCTCTGAGCCTAACCTTAGAACCACATAGCAACCCGCCGCACGGGGGGGGCATCAGCAGAGAAAGTCTGCgatgttcatatatatatatatatatttccattTTCGCCCTCTTTTAGGCGAAACTTTGTAATACAAACATCGTTCAACACGAGGATGACGAAAATGTTATTGAGTTATACTCAACAATTTATTGCGGCTCAAACACGGCTTGAGCGAACACATCAGCCGTTAGATTGCGATAGAACCTGCATGCGCTAACTTCTCACCAAGCAGACAAAGAAAATGCGGAAGCACAACGACAGGTTTACAAGGGGTTGGATATATAATACAAAATATCGGATGATATCACCGCTGCCTTAGACGACCTCTATCCACAGTCCCGCCCAGTAAACATTAATAACTTTACACACACGCCACATTGTCGACGATACCATTAAAAAGGTAACGGAAACACTACCGAAGgacaacacactgcgagagATCCCGCCTTTCAAAGGAAAGAATGCAATATATTCTCCCGTCACAGCGTCAACTTGCACAGCGCAATAAAACCTTACACAACAACCGCTTCTAAACTCATCTATAATCACTCTTCATTTACATTCGATCATTAGCGCAACACCAGCGATGGCAGtgacaacacaacaaaaaaaatactcaAATTTAAACATGAACCGTTCAATATCGGAGGACAAGTTCCAAATTGCAGATACAGATTTTTAAAGTTAAAACATACATAAGTACTATTCAATGAAGTTTCAAATTATCCAAATCATCAATACATTGGAAATGACTACGCAGCGACACGTATTCATTCAAAAACAGCATCCGAAACTCacctaaaaaaacaaaaaaagaaaaaataggtAGCACCGCCGCTCCACCTACAAGTAAATCAGCTACTGAAGGTGGGAAAGTCTCTCCAAATGTGAGTTTAACCGCCACTGTGAGGTAATAAAGCAACGCCAGAAAACACACTTTATTCACTTTCCCTGATatgtaacaaaaaagggcactagaaataataaacagCTGAGAACCTCCGAGCAACCTACCAACGAGCCGATTGCTGTGCAAAGCTAGTGGAATTACGCTTCTCTGCATTTTCCAGCAACGATGTTTCAGACCTAACATATCCCACTTCGAAGGTACCACCGCACAAAAAACATACCGTATCCGATGCGGCACAGCCGCCTGCACACGAAAAATAGAAGTACAAACAAACTTTTGGTCACCACACGTCTGCTCCTTtggaagcagcagcgctcAAGGTACACCAAGCTACCTCACAACACCCGTTCATACAAGTAGCAGAACGAAATAAATGAGTAGCACCACAGTGCAGGACGTGAAGCAACGCAACTTAACCCACACAACGAAGTTTTGTCGCGGCAAGCGTCCCATCAcgagaataataaaagaggaGTCCAATTCACCAGCAACTGGACGGACGCCCCATACCATGCCCAGCTCTTCCTTCCACCGCCCCACTCGTTGTGGTAACGACCCAAACGATGGAGCCCTTTCCGACGGGGAAGTTCCTGCGGCACAACAGCCACACCCCGTAGAGCTCGCCAAGCTccacacacaccaacacaGGGGTCCTGAAACCACGAGATCTAACGGGGAGGGGCACAGCTCCCAACCTTCTTTCCTGAGTGGGAATAAAGCCTTAGTTAGCCTATCCAAAACAGGCGGTCAATCAGATTAATGTTCGCGTGGGCCCCAAGCAAATCATGCCAAAAAAAACTATACGACCTCCGAATTGTTTACTTCggagccccccccccccacctcCGTTTTGTTTACCACCAGCTCTGACCAAATTCCTCCTCCCAAACGAGTGGCACCCCCTACTTCGGCACACCTGAGCGGTCCGCGACTGGTGTATTCCCCAAACCAGGCAAGGCTTCGGGGCCCGCTCAACCACGCGGTAGGGCACAGAGTCGTCGGGAGGG
This region of Trypanosoma brucei gambiense DAL972 chromosome 10, complete sequence genomic DNA includes:
- a CDS encoding T. brucei spp.-specific protein codes for the protein MNRRVDFICQGKPQLPFPCGWSSSKGTEGEVPGCGFRRHYLHAFQHVQDVADRRSALRDTITATGRAPSGHGSSHFGGDSMDDTVGVPSRNFLKTDPLNGVAHVEISVGRIFFGSKSVAASPDGQAGPANTEGSDGSEAQLAQRRAPDRLCRQQRPTLLRPCTL
- a CDS encoding T. brucei spp.-specific protein, producing MHPFARHVHIRPERLFLKGTGADIAHPSCKAWCSGRPLSTVLAWPHRLSCRCFVRKVSHTDAEKWQRGTTRVY
- a CDS encoding T. brucei spp.-specific protein; this encodes MKTENFPRGQSAGPEGSLVEIPDHGERQQEVCHIGAPLQREIEAPAAEAGQSSDYKKPHAPHLLPVMEPVKPSSDPQLKDGRKEMPFTSALPIVVPDAPRLATQQRQVQKTKGNGSSAVPGEPDTCEGEPRAPSPGDPRPTQAFPAVEPFKRTASAKLSEARTDPRSPSASPDNESDGARVGSRQVDEEGSRPLCTLPAVELRKKPAGSTLQEEQAKELNTTHAFPVVEPDAVCTETRRSEELEDTRAGHAFPPVASGKQNTGA
- a CDS encoding ATP-dependent DEAD/H RNA helicase, putative, producing MLGVTEQFCMTLQYLSTYDVPLYFSVFPPYQVLHLASMNIYSWESSARPQKGKAKKAGTIVFHPDETVDLSFNRLQKEYPLDKTEHPNSQKASEGQTERKKAPLMTAGTAKNLVKRMGFEALLPCQAQCYRGVFNRRDVILHSRTGSGKTLAYALPIIERHLIMSSFSPPASTGPFLLIFLFSNELAAQTKGVLKKIYPKLNILIAGFDNLEVRRCDVLIGTVRSLDEAIRGRLSKESTRGEKRTRSGRAREEEEEKEEAYCDDPGTDEREGDFASSSVSASNVCAIVVDEVDLTLGPRFSNIGRRMRNLLNFIRKANGSLAKGLLTDYRAHHYVLCGATIPNWVVKAGFLGVKKYYYQLVTVGTAKLPERLECFSMYCPQKARVDRAVQLLSTGNFGRTVVFGTRKQVLKIESFLLTQNLQFSFSSLDPGKDEVERIKAMENFNSGAASVIFCTDLAARGLDFIDVHMVLMLSLPKHNMAVETFVHRAGRTARAGRPGKCLQLHDEHEDAAIEAIEKNAHIVFKKYIVGGEGKGSVALKRIKKGNLTPPNDQAKTTFTLTVKNPFRSTKPDAVVPTALDVLKKNIGSLFSNVCNVTEDVSGEIVTFEYPANSSHEVRQKLWKFSLKEVTPQN